One genomic region from Muriicola soli encodes:
- a CDS encoding DUF6515 family protein: MKKFKIVLVIIAFFGALSASNAQRVVKVKVYPKHGTVVTTVHKPRLVIHNGIRYHLAAGVWYKARGKKYVVAAAPRGIVIKSLPRGHRVVFIKGRKYFAYKGVHYQRIGRTYKVVYV; encoded by the coding sequence ATGAAAAAGTTTAAGATTGTTTTAGTTATTATCGCATTTTTTGGAGCTCTGAGCGCTTCAAATGCTCAAAGAGTTGTGAAGGTTAAAGTATATCCAAAGCACGGCACTGTAGTTACTACAGTACACAAACCGAGACTGGTAATCCACAATGGAATCCGATATCATTTAGCAGCCGGTGTCTGGTATAAAGCCAGGGGAAAGAAATACGTAGTGGCTGCTGCCCCCAGGGGGATTGTGATCAAATCCCTTCCAAGAGGTCATCGAGTCGTATTTATCAAAGGAAGAAAGTATTTTGCCTACAAGGGTGTTCATTACCAGAGAATAGGCAGAACCTACAAAGTTGTTTATGTATAA
- a CDS encoding WD40/YVTN/BNR-like repeat-containing protein: protein MRKLKLMRLIFPFCIFFLLLSCSEGPTVHNFSSVEVEDLFTDSVSIRAMEVMDGSVAFAGTGGVFGSLDLATDQIRAKQQRYDTLYPEFRAVAHTATDFFMLSAGRPALLFKTGNDGLMELVYKEDDKGVFYDSMIFWSDREGIAIGDEMGGCLSILITRDGGTTWNKILCADLPGAIPGEGAFAASNTNIAIVDDKAWIGTTEGRIYYSPDKGETWEVFNTPIRSDQPTRGIYSLHFQTDKIGIAMGGDYTEPTAMKGNKAITVDGGVTWSLVAEDSLPGYTSCVQFVPDSDGNEIVSVSYSGISYSANRGEKWISLSEEPFYTFRFVNDSTAYAAGKFRISKLRFK from the coding sequence TTGAGGAAATTAAAACTGATGCGACTAATTTTTCCCTTCTGTATTTTCTTTCTCCTTTTAAGTTGTTCTGAAGGCCCAACTGTCCATAATTTCAGCAGTGTTGAAGTTGAGGATTTGTTTACCGATTCTGTAAGTATAAGGGCAATGGAGGTCATGGACGGGAGCGTGGCATTCGCAGGAACCGGAGGCGTATTTGGGTCGTTGGATCTGGCAACTGATCAAATTAGGGCCAAACAACAGCGGTATGATACTTTATATCCGGAATTCAGGGCCGTGGCACATACGGCAACCGACTTTTTTATGTTATCTGCAGGCAGGCCTGCCTTGTTGTTTAAAACGGGGAATGATGGCTTGATGGAATTAGTGTATAAAGAAGACGATAAAGGCGTCTTCTATGACTCCATGATTTTTTGGAGCGACCGGGAAGGCATCGCCATTGGTGACGAGATGGGAGGCTGCCTATCTATTCTTATCACAAGGGATGGAGGTACAACATGGAATAAGATACTTTGTGCCGATTTACCAGGGGCGATTCCAGGGGAGGGAGCCTTTGCAGCCAGTAATACAAATATTGCAATTGTGGACGATAAAGCCTGGATCGGGACCACGGAAGGACGGATTTATTATTCCCCTGATAAGGGTGAAACATGGGAGGTTTTCAATACACCAATTAGGTCTGATCAACCGACGAGAGGAATTTATTCATTGCACTTTCAGACAGATAAAATTGGAATTGCCATGGGTGGTGATTATACGGAACCAACAGCGATGAAAGGGAATAAGGCAATTACTGTTGATGGAGGTGTAACCTGGAGCCTTGTGGCGGAGGATAGTTTGCCCGGATATACCAGTTGCGTACAGTTTGTCCCGGATAGCGATGGCAATGAAATTGTTTCGGTGTCGTATTCGGGGATCTCTTACTCAGCAAATCGTGGAGAAAAATGGATCAGTCTTTCTGAAGAACCTTTTTACACCTTCCGATTTGTCAATGATTCCACGGCCTATGCAGCAGGTAAATTCAGAATTTCAAAACTTCGCTTTAAATAG
- a CDS encoding RsmB/NOP family class I SAM-dependent RNA methyltransferase, whose amino-acid sequence MRLHRNLVFAVVDGLQLIFQEGVYASKAVEQILKRDKRWGSRDRGFIAETLYDIVRWKRLYSEIAEVKEPYSRANYFRLFTVWAVLRGIPLPNWKQLEDTPTRRIKGRFDELSKIRKFRESIPDWIDELGVKAFDEKFWDKELHALNQLAPVVLRTNTLKTSMPFLRQRLLEEGIASDPVSGYPHALVLKERSNVFTTEAFKEGWFEVQDASSQLVAPMLDVAPGHRVVDACAGAGGKSLHLAALMENKGQLIALDIYPKKLHELKRRARRNGAHNLETRLIDSSKVIKKLHQKADRVLIDAPCTGLGVLKRNPDTKWKLQPEDLEKLIVTQRQLLTDYSKMVKARGKLVYATCSILPQENEKQVKDFLESEEGQSFSLVKEQHVYAHKSGFDGFYIAALQKD is encoded by the coding sequence ATGCGCTTACACAGAAATTTGGTATTTGCCGTGGTAGACGGATTGCAATTGATCTTTCAAGAAGGTGTCTACGCCTCAAAAGCAGTTGAGCAAATATTGAAAAGAGACAAACGCTGGGGATCCCGCGACAGGGGTTTTATCGCCGAAACGCTTTACGATATTGTTCGCTGGAAGCGATTATACTCGGAGATAGCAGAAGTTAAAGAACCCTATAGCCGGGCAAATTATTTCAGGTTGTTTACTGTTTGGGCCGTTTTGCGAGGCATTCCACTCCCGAATTGGAAACAGCTTGAAGATACCCCTACAAGGAGGATCAAAGGTCGCTTTGATGAGTTGTCCAAAATCAGAAAATTCAGGGAGTCCATCCCGGATTGGATCGATGAGCTAGGGGTTAAAGCTTTCGATGAAAAATTTTGGGACAAGGAGCTACACGCTTTAAATCAACTGGCACCAGTGGTCTTAAGGACCAATACCCTGAAAACATCTATGCCCTTTTTACGACAAAGACTGCTGGAGGAAGGGATTGCCTCAGATCCTGTTTCCGGATACCCTCACGCCCTTGTCTTAAAGGAGAGAAGTAATGTTTTTACGACCGAGGCCTTTAAGGAGGGTTGGTTTGAGGTCCAGGATGCCTCTTCCCAGTTGGTAGCGCCGATGCTGGATGTTGCCCCGGGTCATAGGGTGGTAGACGCCTGTGCCGGAGCCGGAGGGAAATCCCTTCACCTCGCTGCCCTCATGGAAAATAAGGGACAGTTGATCGCCCTTGACATCTATCCGAAAAAACTTCACGAACTCAAGCGTCGAGCCCGAAGAAATGGAGCACATAATTTGGAAACCCGACTCATAGATTCCTCTAAAGTGATTAAAAAACTTCATCAGAAGGCAGACAGGGTCCTTATCGACGCGCCATGTACAGGTTTGGGCGTTCTAAAAAGAAATCCCGATACCAAATGGAAACTACAACCGGAAGACCTGGAAAAACTGATAGTGACCCAAAGGCAATTGTTGACAGACTACAGTAAGATGGTTAAAGCCAGGGGTAAATTGGTATATGCCACTTGCTCGATCCTGCCACAGGAGAATGAAAAGCAGGTCAAGGATTTCCTGGAGAGCGAAGAAGGGCAGAGTTTCTCCTTGGTTAAAGAACAACATGTTTACGCCCACAAATCAGGATTTGACGGCTTTTACATCGCTGCACTACAAAAGGATTAA
- the purL gene encoding phosphoribosylformylglycinamidine synthase — translation MIYFFGDPSDKVYAVESHKKLSDTDKGKLNWLFGDKQLLPSESIDAYFIGPRAAMITPWSTNATEITQNMGIIGISRIEEFQAVSEGYSDYDPMLSQKYSKLSQDIFTIAVEIESILPISDISAYNEKEGLALSAEEVEYLEKLSEKLGRPLTDSEVFGFSQVNSEHCRHKIFNGTFIIDEEEKPSSLFKLIRKTSEKNPNTIVSAYKDNVAFVKGPEAVQFAPATPDKPDFYKETKFESVLSLKAETHNFPTTVEPFNGAATGSGGEIRDRLAGGKGSLPLAGTAVYMTSYSRLEKDRSWEQALAARPWLYQTPMDILIKASNGASDFGNKFGQPLIAGSVLTFEHQEHQRVLGYDKVIMLAGGIGYGKAEQALKAKPKKGDTIVILGGDNYRIGMGGAAVSSADTGEFSSAIELNAVQRSNPEMQKRAANAIRGLVENDINPVVSIHDHGAGGHLNCLSELVEETGGKIDMDKLPIGDPTLSAKEIIGNESQERMGLVIGEKDCDFLERIASRERSPMYKVGKATGDNRFTFESEKRKEKPMDLELADMFGSSPKTVMTDTTISRTYSDPDYAIGHFKKYLSDVLQLEAVACKDWLTNKVDRCVGGKVAKQQCAGPLQLPLNNVGVMALDYKGMEGIATSIGHSPVSGLIDPQAGSLNSIAEALTNIVWAPLENGLTSVSLSANWMWPCRNPGEDARLYEAVKAVSDFAIELGINVPTGKDSLSMKQKYKDQEVLSPGTVIISAAAHCSNVRKIVEPVFKKRAGNLYYINFSQDNFALGGSSFSQSLNKVGHKAPTITDAGFVKKTFNALQDLIKAKEIVAGHDVASGGLITTLLEMCFANNQLGADIDLSSLGESDTTKLLFAENAAVVIQAKGSGVEEYLEQHQIEFFKIGSVTEKPELVIVNGEDRIELDIYEQRDLWFKTSYLLDDKQTSQNLAKQRFENYKYQPLIYHFPDHFDGKLPDFKGKRPKAAILREKGSNSEREMANAMYLAGFDVKDVHMTDLISGRETLEEVQFIGAVGGFSNSDVLGSAKGWAGAFKYNEKAQQALENFFARPDTLSVGICNGCQLFMELELINPEHDLHGKMTYNDSHKHESNFTSVCIEENNSVMLSSLEGSTLGVWISHGEGKFSLPYPADRYGIVATYGYDKYPANPNGSDYNVAMLCDPSGRHLVTMPHIERSIFPWNWAHYSEGKHEVSPWLEAFVNARKWLEKK, via the coding sequence ATGATCTATTTTTTCGGGGATCCTTCGGACAAAGTATATGCAGTTGAATCGCATAAAAAATTAAGCGATACCGACAAAGGAAAACTCAACTGGCTATTTGGCGATAAGCAATTGCTTCCTTCAGAATCCATAGACGCCTATTTTATTGGACCAAGGGCCGCAATGATCACACCCTGGAGTACCAATGCCACAGAGATCACCCAGAATATGGGAATCATCGGGATCAGCAGGATAGAGGAATTTCAGGCTGTGTCAGAGGGGTATAGCGACTATGATCCTATGCTTTCACAGAAGTACAGCAAATTGTCCCAGGACATCTTCACTATTGCGGTAGAGATCGAATCCATTTTACCCATTTCAGACATTTCAGCATATAATGAAAAGGAAGGCCTGGCTCTTAGCGCCGAAGAGGTTGAGTACCTGGAAAAGCTTTCCGAAAAATTGGGTAGGCCTTTGACAGATTCGGAAGTCTTTGGTTTCAGTCAGGTGAATTCAGAACATTGCAGACACAAGATCTTTAACGGTACTTTTATTATCGATGAAGAAGAGAAACCATCCTCCCTATTTAAGCTGATCAGAAAAACATCGGAGAAAAATCCCAATACCATCGTTTCAGCCTACAAGGACAATGTGGCCTTTGTAAAGGGCCCGGAAGCGGTTCAGTTTGCCCCGGCAACACCTGACAAACCTGATTTTTACAAGGAAACAAAATTCGAGTCGGTTCTTTCCTTAAAGGCCGAAACCCATAATTTCCCCACCACTGTAGAGCCCTTTAACGGTGCTGCCACAGGATCAGGAGGAGAAATCAGGGATCGTCTTGCAGGAGGCAAAGGTTCCCTTCCCCTGGCAGGTACTGCGGTTTACATGACTTCCTATTCACGATTAGAAAAAGACAGGTCATGGGAACAAGCGCTGGCAGCCCGGCCCTGGTTATATCAAACCCCCATGGATATTCTTATCAAAGCATCAAATGGAGCTTCAGACTTTGGGAACAAATTTGGTCAGCCCCTGATCGCGGGGTCTGTACTCACCTTTGAACACCAGGAACATCAGCGGGTCTTAGGGTATGATAAAGTAATTATGCTGGCGGGAGGTATCGGCTATGGCAAAGCAGAACAAGCACTTAAGGCCAAACCGAAAAAGGGTGATACCATTGTCATCCTGGGAGGAGATAATTACCGAATTGGCATGGGCGGAGCAGCAGTATCCAGCGCAGATACCGGGGAATTCAGTTCTGCCATAGAACTCAATGCCGTTCAAAGGTCAAATCCGGAAATGCAGAAAAGGGCAGCAAATGCGATCCGGGGTCTTGTAGAGAATGACATTAATCCTGTTGTGTCTATTCACGACCACGGGGCCGGGGGGCACCTTAATTGCCTTTCAGAGCTTGTGGAAGAAACCGGAGGGAAGATCGATATGGATAAGTTGCCTATAGGTGATCCCACGCTCTCTGCCAAAGAAATCATAGGCAACGAATCCCAGGAGAGAATGGGCCTGGTGATCGGAGAGAAAGATTGTGACTTTCTGGAACGGATTGCATCCAGGGAAAGATCACCAATGTATAAAGTTGGTAAGGCCACCGGTGACAACCGATTTACCTTTGAATCGGAAAAACGCAAAGAGAAACCCATGGATCTGGAATTGGCCGATATGTTCGGGAGTTCTCCCAAAACAGTAATGACCGATACTACGATCTCCAGAACGTATAGTGATCCTGATTACGCTATCGGACACTTCAAAAAGTACCTCAGCGATGTGCTTCAGCTCGAAGCGGTAGCCTGTAAAGACTGGCTGACCAATAAGGTGGATCGATGTGTAGGTGGAAAAGTTGCTAAGCAACAGTGTGCAGGTCCCTTACAGCTTCCCTTGAATAATGTGGGTGTAATGGCATTGGATTACAAAGGAATGGAAGGAATCGCAACCAGTATTGGTCATTCTCCTGTATCCGGCCTAATCGATCCTCAGGCAGGAAGTCTAAACAGTATAGCAGAGGCTCTGACTAACATTGTCTGGGCCCCACTTGAAAACGGACTCACTTCGGTTTCCTTGTCGGCGAACTGGATGTGGCCCTGCAGGAATCCGGGAGAAGATGCCCGTTTATATGAGGCAGTAAAAGCCGTTTCCGATTTTGCCATTGAACTAGGGATCAATGTCCCCACAGGAAAGGATTCACTTTCCATGAAACAGAAGTACAAAGACCAGGAAGTATTGTCTCCGGGCACCGTCATAATTTCTGCTGCAGCCCATTGCAGTAATGTGAGGAAGATAGTTGAACCGGTCTTTAAGAAAAGAGCCGGTAATCTATATTACATCAATTTTTCTCAGGACAACTTTGCCCTTGGAGGGTCTTCCTTCTCGCAAAGCCTGAACAAGGTTGGCCATAAGGCCCCTACGATAACGGATGCAGGATTTGTCAAAAAGACTTTTAATGCCCTGCAGGATCTCATTAAGGCAAAAGAAATAGTTGCCGGCCATGATGTTGCTTCAGGCGGACTTATAACCACTTTGTTGGAAATGTGTTTTGCGAACAACCAGTTAGGAGCAGATATCGATCTTTCTTCTCTGGGTGAATCGGACACAACTAAACTACTATTTGCAGAAAATGCCGCAGTAGTGATTCAGGCAAAGGGCAGCGGAGTTGAAGAGTATCTGGAACAACACCAAATTGAATTTTTCAAAATAGGATCTGTTACAGAAAAACCCGAGCTTGTAATTGTGAACGGAGAAGACCGCATTGAACTGGATATCTACGAACAGCGTGATCTATGGTTTAAGACATCCTACCTCCTTGATGACAAGCAAACCTCCCAAAATCTGGCCAAACAGCGTTTTGAGAATTATAAGTACCAACCCTTAATCTATCATTTCCCGGATCATTTTGATGGTAAATTACCCGATTTTAAAGGGAAAAGACCTAAAGCAGCTATCCTGAGGGAAAAGGGCAGTAACTCGGAAAGGGAAATGGCCAATGCCATGTATCTGGCTGGATTTGATGTTAAGGATGTGCATATGACCGATCTCATTAGCGGGCGCGAAACTTTGGAAGAGGTACAATTTATAGGAGCAGTAGGTGGATTTTCAAATTCTGATGTGCTGGGCAGCGCAAAGGGCTGGGCAGGAGCATTTAAATACAATGAAAAAGCACAGCAGGCTCTTGAAAATTTCTTTGCCCGGCCAGATACCCTGTCTGTAGGAATTTGCAATGGTTGCCAGTTGTTTATGGAACTGGAGCTCATAAATCCCGAGCACGATCTACACGGGAAAATGACGTATAACGATTCTCACAAACACGAAAGCAACTTTACTTCTGTTTGTATAGAAGAGAACAATTCTGTGATGTTATCTAGTTTGGAAGGTAGCACGCTGGGCGTTTGGATTTCCCACGGGGAAGGTAAGTTCTCCCTCCCCTATCCCGCAGATCGTTACGGAATTGTAGCAACTTACGGTTATGACAAATACCCTGCTAATCCAAATGGCAGCGATTACAATGTAGCCATGCTATGTGATCCTTCAGGAAGGCATCTTGTGACCATGCCGCACATTGAGCGCAGTATCTTTCCCTGGAACTGGGCGCATTATTCAGAAGGAAAGCACGAAGTTTCTCCCTGGCTTGAAGCTTTTGTGAACGCTAGAAAGTGGCTGGAAAAGAAATAA
- a CDS encoding AMP-dependent synthetase/ligase, which yields MQTITRLFDIPYFQQANFPMEKSFVDKRKGEWIAISTDEYISKANALSRALIALGVKANDKIAVISMTNRSEWNILDIAVLQIGAQNVPIYPTISEEDYAYILNHSEATHCFVSCTEVLEKVNSIKSEVPGLKEVYSFDEIKGCKHWTELLAQGEDTRLQDEVESRKAQVKPEDLATLIYTSGTTGRPKGVMLSHDNIVSNVLASKPRVPFNQGATSLSFLPVCHIFERMILYLYQFCGITVYFAEGLDKISDNLKEVKPNVMTVVPRLLEKVYDKIIAKGADLTGIKKKLFFWAVSLGLKFEPYGANGWWYEQKLSLARKLIFSKWQEGLGGNLETMVSGSAALQPRLSRIFGAAGIPVMEGYGLTETSPVISVNDEKNKGWKIGSVGRVIDDVEVKIASDGEILCKGPNVMMGYYKDPEKSAEVLIDGYFHTGDIGEIDQDGFLKITDRKKEMFKTSGGKYVAPQLLENRLKQSRFIEQVMVVGEGEKMPAALIQPNFEFLQEWVKRHNKDLKSHQDMVSDSEVQERIQKEIDNANEQFAKWEKVKSFRLTPDAWSVEGGHLTPTMKLKRKIVKAKYLNLYNDIYGHPDS from the coding sequence ATGCAAACCATTACCCGACTTTTCGATATCCCCTATTTTCAGCAGGCAAATTTTCCCATGGAAAAATCCTTCGTGGATAAGCGCAAAGGAGAATGGATAGCTATTTCTACGGACGAGTACATTTCAAAGGCCAACGCCCTGAGCAGGGCACTGATTGCACTGGGAGTTAAGGCCAATGATAAGATCGCTGTTATCTCCATGACGAATCGCTCCGAGTGGAATATCCTCGATATTGCAGTACTGCAGATCGGGGCACAAAATGTCCCTATTTACCCGACCATTTCAGAAGAAGATTACGCATATATCCTGAACCACTCTGAGGCTACTCATTGTTTTGTATCCTGTACAGAAGTACTTGAGAAGGTGAATAGTATTAAAAGTGAGGTCCCAGGTTTAAAGGAGGTATACTCTTTTGACGAAATAAAGGGATGTAAGCACTGGACCGAATTACTTGCACAAGGTGAAGATACCAGGCTGCAGGATGAGGTTGAAAGTCGTAAAGCCCAGGTTAAACCTGAAGACCTTGCCACACTTATTTACACTTCCGGCACAACGGGAAGGCCAAAAGGTGTGATGTTATCACATGATAATATCGTATCTAACGTTCTTGCCAGTAAACCACGTGTCCCTTTTAATCAGGGAGCCACTTCGTTAAGTTTCCTTCCTGTCTGTCATATTTTTGAAAGGATGATCTTGTATCTCTATCAGTTCTGTGGAATCACGGTTTATTTTGCTGAGGGACTGGATAAGATCAGTGACAATTTAAAGGAGGTAAAACCCAATGTAATGACGGTTGTACCGAGATTGTTGGAAAAAGTCTACGATAAGATCATCGCAAAAGGTGCGGATTTAACCGGAATAAAGAAAAAACTATTCTTCTGGGCTGTGAGCCTCGGGTTGAAATTCGAACCCTATGGAGCTAACGGCTGGTGGTATGAACAAAAATTATCGCTCGCAAGAAAACTCATTTTCAGCAAGTGGCAAGAAGGCCTGGGTGGAAATCTGGAAACCATGGTATCAGGAAGTGCTGCACTACAACCCAGATTGAGCAGGATCTTTGGAGCAGCAGGTATTCCGGTGATGGAAGGATATGGTCTAACGGAAACTTCACCGGTCATCTCCGTTAATGATGAAAAAAACAAAGGCTGGAAGATTGGTTCCGTAGGTCGGGTCATCGATGATGTGGAAGTTAAAATAGCATCGGATGGCGAAATACTATGTAAGGGACCCAATGTAATGATGGGGTATTACAAAGACCCGGAAAAGTCCGCGGAGGTGTTGATCGATGGTTATTTCCATACCGGTGATATTGGGGAGATCGACCAAGATGGATTTTTGAAGATTACAGATCGGAAAAAAGAGATGTTCAAAACCTCTGGGGGGAAATACGTCGCCCCACAGCTACTGGAAAACCGACTGAAACAAAGTAGGTTTATTGAACAGGTCATGGTAGTTGGTGAAGGAGAGAAAATGCCCGCTGCACTAATACAACCTAATTTCGAATTTCTGCAGGAATGGGTGAAAAGACACAACAAAGATCTCAAGAGTCACCAGGATATGGTCAGCGATTCAGAAGTACAGGAGAGAATTCAGAAAGAAATAGATAATGCCAATGAACAATTTGCCAAGTGGGAGAAAGTGAAGTCTTTTAGACTAACACCGGACGCCTGGTCGGTTGAAGGAGGCCACCTTACCCCTACCATGAAACTGAAGCGGAAGATTGTCAAGGCAAAATACCTCAATCTGTACAATGACATTTACGGCCATCCGGATTCGTAA
- a CDS encoding MarR family winged helix-turn-helix transcriptional regulator — MQEITIDYALRATWQSVARMYNEEAKKFGSTMAVGFTLLSIDPKKGTPSTSLGPKMGMEATSLSRILKSMEEKGLIERRPNPEDGRGVLIYLTAFGLEKRKDSKDVVLKFNEVVKEHLSQEQLNSFFKVMDTINHVVAEKKIYNSETRMK, encoded by the coding sequence ATGCAAGAGATAACGATTGATTACGCCCTGCGCGCCACATGGCAATCCGTAGCGAGAATGTACAATGAAGAGGCTAAAAAGTTTGGTTCCACCATGGCGGTAGGATTCACCCTTTTGAGTATTGATCCAAAGAAGGGTACCCCTTCTACCTCATTGGGGCCGAAGATGGGGATGGAAGCTACCAGTCTGTCACGGATACTGAAAAGCATGGAGGAAAAAGGACTAATAGAGCGCAGGCCAAACCCTGAAGATGGCAGGGGCGTACTGATTTACCTCACGGCATTTGGTTTAGAGAAACGCAAAGATTCCAAGGACGTGGTCTTAAAGTTCAACGAAGTAGTAAAAGAGCATTTGTCCCAGGAACAACTCAACAGTTTCTTTAAAGTGATGGATACTATTAATCACGTAGTGGCTGAGAAGAAAATATACAATAGTGAAACCAGAATGAAATAA
- a CDS encoding 3-hydroxyacyl-CoA dehydrogenase/enoyl-CoA hydratase family protein, producing MGSGIACHFANIGVEVLLLDIVPRELTDKEKAKGLTLKDPAVRNRLVNESLTTALKSKPSPIYHQDFSKRISTGNLEDDIAKVAGVDWIIEVVVERLDIKKQVFENLEKHRTPGTLITSNTSGIPIQFMSEGRSEDFQHHFCGTHFFNPARYLKLFEIIPGPKTKPEVLEFLNAYGEKFLGKTSVVAKDTPAFIGNRIGIFSIMSLFHAVKELDLTVEEVDKLTGPVIGRPKSATFRTVDVVGLDTLVHVANGIHENCPKDERHKLFKLPGFIETMAENKWYGSKSGQGFYKKERNAKGGSEILTLDLNTMEYRSRKSAKFATLELTKTVDKVIDRFKILIGGKDKAGDFYRKSFGVLFAYVTHRIPEISDELYKIDDAMKAGFGWEHGPFQIWDAVGLDKGLELIAAEGQKPAAWIEEMKAAGVKSFYEVNDGATYFYDIQKKSMVKVPGQDAFIILDNIRKTKEVFKNSGVVIEDLGDGILNIEFQSKMNTIGGDVLAGINKGIDLAEKDFQGLVVGNQAANFSVGANIGMIFMMAVEQEYDELNMAVKMFQDTMMRMRYSSIPTISAPHGMCLGGGCELSLHADKVVAAAETYIGLVEFGVGVIPGGGGSKEMALRASDTFRKNDVELNVLQEYFLTIGMAKVSTSAYEAYDLGILQHGKDIVVVNKDRQIATAKAYAKLMAESGYTQPIRRNDVKVLGKQALGMFLVGTDSMEAGHYISEHDKKIANKLAYVMAGGDLSETSYVSEQYLLDIEREAFLSLCTERKTLERIQHMLKTGKPLRN from the coding sequence ATGGGTAGTGGCATTGCCTGTCATTTTGCCAATATCGGTGTTGAAGTCTTGTTACTGGATATTGTCCCTCGAGAACTAACTGACAAAGAAAAGGCTAAAGGGCTCACTCTAAAAGATCCCGCCGTAAGAAACCGACTAGTTAATGAGTCGTTGACCACTGCCTTAAAATCGAAACCCTCGCCTATCTATCACCAGGATTTCTCAAAGCGCATCAGCACTGGAAACCTGGAAGACGATATCGCCAAGGTAGCTGGTGTTGACTGGATCATTGAAGTAGTTGTTGAGCGTTTAGATATCAAAAAACAGGTTTTCGAAAATCTTGAAAAACACAGAACGCCAGGAACACTGATTACCTCAAACACTTCAGGAATACCCATACAGTTTATGAGTGAAGGAAGATCTGAGGATTTTCAACACCATTTTTGCGGGACACACTTTTTTAACCCGGCACGATACCTGAAACTGTTTGAAATCATTCCCGGGCCAAAAACCAAACCTGAGGTTCTTGAATTCCTTAATGCTTACGGTGAGAAATTCCTGGGAAAAACCTCGGTGGTTGCTAAAGATACTCCTGCCTTTATCGGAAATCGTATCGGGATTTTCAGCATTATGAGTCTGTTTCATGCCGTAAAGGAATTAGACCTTACTGTAGAAGAAGTAGACAAGCTTACGGGTCCTGTAATAGGCAGGCCTAAGTCGGCTACCTTTCGCACAGTCGACGTAGTCGGACTCGACACCCTGGTTCATGTAGCAAATGGAATTCATGAAAATTGTCCTAAGGACGAAAGACATAAGCTCTTTAAGCTCCCCGGTTTTATAGAGACGATGGCGGAGAACAAATGGTATGGAAGTAAATCCGGCCAGGGATTTTACAAAAAAGAGAGAAATGCCAAAGGAGGGAGTGAGATCTTAACTCTCGATCTCAATACGATGGAATATCGTTCCAGGAAGAGTGCGAAATTCGCCACTCTGGAACTTACCAAGACGGTAGATAAGGTTATCGATCGCTTTAAGATCCTGATCGGTGGAAAAGATAAAGCCGGAGATTTCTACAGAAAGAGTTTTGGGGTACTATTCGCCTATGTCACCCACAGGATTCCTGAAATTTCAGACGAACTCTATAAGATAGACGACGCCATGAAAGCCGGTTTTGGCTGGGAACACGGCCCCTTCCAAATATGGGATGCCGTTGGATTAGACAAAGGTTTGGAGCTCATTGCTGCGGAAGGCCAAAAACCCGCTGCCTGGATTGAAGAAATGAAGGCAGCCGGAGTGAAGTCGTTTTACGAAGTTAATGACGGAGCCACATACTTCTATGACATACAGAAAAAATCCATGGTGAAGGTCCCGGGTCAGGATGCCTTTATCATCCTCGATAATATCCGCAAGACCAAGGAAGTGTTTAAAAATAGCGGTGTAGTTATCGAAGACCTGGGAGACGGAATACTCAATATTGAGTTTCAGTCCAAAATGAATACAATTGGAGGCGACGTTCTGGCGGGCATCAATAAAGGGATCGATCTTGCCGAAAAAGACTTTCAGGGGCTGGTCGTAGGAAATCAGGCTGCGAATTTTTCCGTAGGCGCCAACATCGGCATGATTTTTATGATGGCCGTAGAACAAGAATACGATGAGCTCAATATGGCCGTGAAAATGTTTCAGGACACCATGATGCGTATGCGGTATTCATCCATACCTACCATATCTGCACCCCATGGTATGTGCCTGGGAGGCGGATGTGAGCTTTCCCTCCATGCCGATAAGGTAGTAGCTGCCGCAGAAACCTATATCGGGTTGGTAGAATTTGGTGTTGGTGTTATCCCCGGGGGTGGCGGATCCAAAGAAATGGCCTTGAGAGCTTCCGATACTTTTAGAAAAAATGATGTGGAACTCAACGTATTGCAGGAATATTTTTTAACCATCGGAATGGCCAAAGTTTCTACATCAGCTTATGAGGCCTATGACCTGGGTATCCTACAGCATGGAAAGGACATTGTTGTAGTCAATAAAGATCGTCAGATTGCCACGGCAAAGGCATATGCAAAACTGATGGCTGAATCGGGCTACACCCAACCGATTCGAAGAAATGATGTGAAAGTCCTTGGAAAACAGGCTCTGGGTATGTTCCTCGTAGGAACAGACTCCATGGAAGCCGGGCACTACATTTCTGAACACGATAAAAAAATTGCCAATAAACTCGCCTATGTGATGGCAGGAGGAGATCTTTCGGAAACCAGCTATGTGAGTGAGCAATACCTGCTCGACATTGAGCGCGAAGCATTTTTATCGCTTTGTACCGAAAGAAAGACCCTGGAAAGGATTCAACATATGCTTAAAACCGGTAAACCCCTAAGAAATTAA